The following coding sequences are from one Salvia hispanica cultivar TCC Black 2014 chromosome 3, UniMelb_Shisp_WGS_1.0, whole genome shotgun sequence window:
- the LOC125211829 gene encoding uncharacterized protein LOC125211829: MSTAWGAFFGTRVLELVKKHDSGGLVWKRIKLTPTRKANAKKRLRRVWQNEAVLRACSETPPQEVSQAEGSRNIVKDNQSSQGQTK, translated from the exons aTGTCGACGGCGTGGGGTGCATTTTTTGGGACGAGAGTGCTGGAGCTGGTGAAGAAACACGATTCCGGCGGCCTTGtttggaagagaataaagctCACTCCCACCCGCAAAGCCAATGCCAAGAAACGCCTCCGTCGCGTTTGGCAG AATGAGGCTGTTTTGCGGGCATGCTCCGAGACACCTCCCCAAGAAGTATCACAGGCTGAAGGTAGCAGAAATATTGTAAAGGATAACCAAAGCTCCCAAGGTCAGACGAAATGA
- the LOC125212011 gene encoding NAC domain-containing protein 83, giving the protein MEKVIKHEALRLPPGFRFHPTDEELVVQYLKRKVLSHPIPASIISEFDVCKADPWDLPGDSDKERYFFSTKEAKYPTGNRSNRATVSGYWKATGLDKQIVGTSRQVVGMKKTLVFYRGKPPKGGRTDWIMHEYRLTTAAAPPPKESWVLCRVFLKRRGNKAGEAPAPVFYDFMAKGRADLNGNCSSGSSGITQISSSEIEEEEEERSSCSSFPSTFTRKQSSSN; this is encoded by the exons ATGGAGaaagtaataaaacatgagGCGTTGAGATTGCCACCGGGCTTCCGGTTCCACCCCACGGACGAAGAGCTCGTGGTACAATACTTAAAGCGCAAGGTACTCTCCCATCCCATCCCCGCCTCCATCATCTCCGAATTCGATGTCTGCAAGGCCGACCCCTGGGATTTGCcag GAGATTCAGACAAGGAGAGGTACTTCTTCAGCACCAAAGAAGCAAAGTATCCCACCGGAAACCGGTCGAACCGGGCCACCGTGTCCGGCTACTGGAAAGCGACCGGTTTGGACAAGCAAATCGTGGGCACGAGCCGCCAAGTTGTCGGGATGAAGAAAACACTTGTCTTCTACAGAGGCAAGCCGCCCAAAGGCGGCCGGACAGATTGGATCATGCATGAGTACCGCctcaccaccgccgccgccccgCCGCCCAAG GAAAGCTGGGTTCTGTGCAGAGTATTTTTAAAGAGGAGGGGCAACAAGGCCGGAGAAGCTCCGGCGCCGGTGTTCTACGATTTCATGGCGAAGGGGAGAGCAGATTTGAACGGTAATTGTAGCTCTGGATCAAGTGGAATCACGCAGATTTCTTCTTCggagattgaagaagaagaagaagaaaggagtAGTTGTAGTAGTTTTCCATCTACTTTTACAAGGAAGCAGTCttctagtaattaa
- the LOC125209874 gene encoding F-box protein At5g07610-like translates to MLIPSFRDYPIESFLVYNPTTRLSRNVSATNANSVVAFALAFDPSKSPHYKLVFITATTLFCTNPHDQIHTYQIEVYESEIHAWKLRLGPFTFPKQLSQCGECWGAGVYCNGSIYWEMCDNIVYYDIAQNEFKTFSMPHYQSYKAGEFISGSISCLQEANGRLYKSRYLRRDDSILSIEVFELEMNDDRSSSWLLRYEGTISHHEPSLAFQLRFIKGSYDTEMCSAVFNIYGKIIAYSFLDSSYKLLVDMNRHPIPISFGRHGSSKMYEFVECLAVV, encoded by the coding sequence ATGCTGATACCATCTTTTAGAGACTATCCAATAGAGAGTTTCCTTGTTTACAATCCGACCACTAGGCTGTCAAGAAATGTGAGTGCGACCAATGCTAATAGTGTTGTGGCATTTGCCTTAGCTTTTGATCCTTCAAAGTCGCCCCATTACAAGCTTGTATTCATTACGGCAACCACACTCTTTTGCACCAATCCTCATGATCAGATACATACTTACCAGATCGAGGTTTATGAATCAGAGATTCACGCCTGGAAGCTCAGGTTGGGACCATTTACGTTCCCTAAGCAGCTTTCCCAGTGTGGCGAGTGCTGGGGTGCGGGTGTGTATTGTAATGGCTCGATATACTGGGAGATGTGTGATAACATCGTCTACTATGATATTGCTCAGAATGAATTCAAAACTTTCTCTATGCCTCATTATCAATCTTACAAGGCAGGAGAATTCATCAGTGGGAGCATTTCCTGTCTCCAAGAGGCAAATGGTCGTCTATACAAATCTAGATATCTCAGAAGGGACGACAGTATTCTATCAATTGAGGTGTTTGAGTTGGAGATGAATGATGATCGTTCTTCTTCATGGCTATTGAGGTACGAGGGAACAATTTCTCATCATGAACCTAGCTTAGCTTTTCAATTGAGATTCATAAAGGGATCATACGACACTGAGATGTGCAGTGCAGTGTTCAATATTTACGGAAAGATCATAGCCTACAGTTTCCTCGACAGCAGCTATAAGCTGCTTGTTGATATGAATCGCCATCCAATTCCCATTAGTTTTGGTCGTCATGGTTCTAGTAAAATGTATGAATTTGTTGAATGCTTAGCTGTGGTTTGA